A region of Pseudomonas sp. Marseille-Q3773 DNA encodes the following proteins:
- a CDS encoding GGDEF and EAL domain-containing protein: protein MTNLTHPPSLRSAPPAPAGSLRGSIKGALALLALILLGLLVWQLFAQYSHTQADLRKKTLEGTAELADHLGLNLAFKAQQAVNALQPYANVPAPNALPGVLASLRGHLPDLQSLAWLDAAGQVQADSLAGSPDRQLIDELLKLSQGHPYLFSNSPDNSSVYLVLRQTDDDGGTWLLRLAPAYYRPLITHLDGPGRPLWLLENSRSGEILQRHAPTPTSNAPLQSVMLAFVDNSTWQLRGLFDAKLARQTLLPALLGKCLLVLLCAMLPVLALINMRRRQRALQEDRRRYQEIFEGTGVALCVLDLSSLPGQLDRYHLRNRAALKHSLALDPSLRRSLLLELKITEINQVARQLLNIECHEGAWQRLIEGTGDGRDSVGMQLIDALIEQRPSLELEVRLPAPLGGELHLWLMARLPQQRRDYQAVILSISDITSRKQVELSLLERESFWSDVVRTVPDQLYVQDVLSQRMIFSNRHLGQTLGYDRTELAQMGERFWELLLHPEDAAHYQALRQQQRDSGHDQPLHCQLRFRHRDGGWRCYDIREQVLTRDADGQVTRIIGVGKDVTVQIEASQSLRDSEQRYRMLAESISDVIFSTDNLLQLNYVSPSVQSVLGYQADWIFSNGWQSIIANPAQLTGIYSLMERVSKAMGDPAQLALLRSQLPTQLFLFDCLRADGRKIPIELRLVLVWDDDQHFEGVLGVGRDISQQRRAEKDLRMAATVFEHSTSAILITDPAGYIVQANEAFSRVSGYAVSEVLDQLPGMLTVDEQQEGHLRYVVKQLHQRGSWEGEVWLKRRDGDHYPAWVGITAVLDDEGDLASYVCFFTDISERKASEQRIHRLAYYDALTHLPNRTLFQDRLYNALQQAERQKAWVVLMFLDLDRFKPINDSLGHAAGDRMLKDMAQRLLACVDDDDTVARMGGDEFTLLLQPRATREMALNRAIHVAENILASLVRPFVLENREFFVTASIGIALSPQDGSELSQLMKNADTAMYHAKERGKNNFQFYQAEMNASALERLELESDLRHAMEQNEFILYYQPQFSGDGKRLTGAEALLRWRHPTRGLVPPGDFIPVIEELGLVVDVGDWVLREASRQLKAWHKAKVRVPKVSVNISARQFSDGQLGTRIARVLEETGLPPACLELELTESILMREVNEALQILAGLKNLGLSIAVDDFGTGYSSLNYLKQFPIDVLKIDRTFVDGLPEGEQDAQIARAIIAMAHSLNLAVIAEGVETHEQLEFLREHGCDEVQGYLFGRPMPAHQFEAQFANETLFMFN, encoded by the coding sequence TTGACCAATCTTACTCATCCGCCGTCATTGCGTTCCGCGCCACCAGCGCCTGCGGGCTCCCTGCGCGGGTCGATCAAGGGTGCGCTGGCGCTACTGGCCCTGATCCTGCTGGGCCTGCTGGTGTGGCAGCTGTTCGCCCAGTACAGCCATACCCAGGCCGATCTGCGCAAGAAAACCCTGGAAGGCACCGCCGAACTGGCTGACCACCTGGGCCTGAACCTGGCGTTCAAGGCGCAACAGGCGGTGAATGCGCTCCAGCCCTACGCCAATGTACCGGCGCCGAACGCCTTGCCCGGCGTGCTGGCCAGCCTGCGCGGGCACCTGCCGGACCTGCAGAGCCTGGCCTGGCTGGATGCTGCCGGGCAGGTGCAGGCCGACAGCCTGGCCGGCAGCCCTGACCGCCAGTTGATTGACGAGCTGCTCAAGCTGAGCCAGGGCCACCCGTATCTGTTCAGCAACTCGCCCGACAACAGCTCCGTCTACCTGGTACTGCGCCAGACCGACGACGACGGTGGCACCTGGTTATTGCGCCTGGCGCCAGCGTACTACCGGCCCCTCATCACCCACCTGGATGGCCCTGGCCGGCCGTTATGGCTGCTGGAAAACAGCCGCAGCGGCGAGATACTGCAACGCCATGCGCCAACCCCGACCAGCAACGCGCCACTACAGAGCGTGATGCTGGCCTTCGTCGACAACAGCACCTGGCAACTGCGCGGCCTGTTCGACGCCAAGCTGGCGCGCCAGACGCTGCTACCCGCGCTGCTGGGCAAATGCCTGCTGGTGCTGCTCTGCGCAATGCTGCCGGTTCTGGCGCTGATCAACATGCGCCGTCGCCAACGGGCGCTGCAGGAAGACCGCCGGCGCTACCAGGAAATCTTCGAAGGCACTGGCGTGGCCTTGTGCGTGCTCGACCTGTCCAGCCTGCCCGGTCAACTCGACCGCTACCACCTGCGCAACCGCGCCGCGCTCAAGCACAGCCTGGCCCTCGACCCGAGCCTGCGCCGCTCCCTGCTGCTGGAGCTGAAGATCACCGAGATCAACCAGGTGGCACGCCAGTTGTTGAACATCGAGTGCCATGAAGGGGCCTGGCAGCGCCTGATCGAAGGCACCGGCGACGGGCGCGACAGCGTGGGCATGCAGCTGATCGATGCGCTGATCGAGCAACGCCCGTCGCTGGAGCTGGAAGTGCGCCTGCCGGCCCCGCTGGGCGGCGAGCTGCACCTGTGGCTGATGGCCCGCCTGCCGCAACAGCGCCGTGATTACCAGGCGGTGATCCTCAGCATCAGCGATATCACCAGCCGCAAGCAGGTGGAGCTGTCGCTGCTGGAGCGTGAAAGCTTCTGGTCGGACGTGGTGCGTACCGTGCCCGACCAGCTGTACGTGCAGGACGTGCTCAGCCAGCGGATGATCTTCAGCAACCGCCATCTCGGCCAGACCCTGGGCTACGACCGTACCGAGCTGGCGCAGATGGGCGAGCGCTTCTGGGAGTTGCTGCTGCACCCCGAAGACGCCGCGCACTACCAGGCGCTGCGCCAGCAACAGCGCGACAGCGGCCATGACCAGCCACTGCACTGCCAGCTGCGCTTCCGCCACCGCGATGGCGGCTGGCGCTGCTACGACATTCGCGAACAGGTGCTGACCCGTGACGCCGATGGCCAGGTCACGCGCATCATCGGCGTGGGCAAGGACGTGACGGTGCAGATCGAGGCCAGCCAGTCGCTGCGCGACAGCGAGCAGCGCTACCGCATGCTCGCCGAAAGCATCAGCGACGTGATCTTCTCCACCGACAACCTGCTCCAGCTCAACTACGTCAGCCCCTCGGTGCAGAGCGTGCTGGGCTACCAGGCCGACTGGATCTTCAGCAACGGCTGGCAGTCGATCATCGCCAACCCGGCCCAGCTCACCGGCATCTACAGCCTGATGGAGCGTGTCAGCAAGGCCATGGGCGACCCCGCGCAGCTGGCCCTGCTGCGCAGCCAGCTGCCGACCCAGCTGTTCCTGTTCGACTGCCTGCGCGCCGATGGCCGCAAGATCCCCATCGAACTGCGCCTGGTGCTGGTGTGGGACGATGACCAGCACTTCGAAGGCGTACTCGGGGTGGGCCGCGACATCAGCCAGCAACGCCGCGCCGAAAAAGACCTGCGCATGGCTGCGACGGTATTCGAGCACTCGACCTCGGCGATTCTCATCACTGACCCGGCCGGCTATATCGTCCAGGCCAACGAGGCGTTCAGCCGCGTCAGTGGCTACGCCGTCAGCGAGGTGCTCGACCAGTTGCCGGGCATGCTCACCGTCGACGAGCAACAGGAAGGCCACCTGCGCTATGTGGTCAAGCAGCTGCACCAGCGCGGCAGCTGGGAAGGTGAAGTGTGGCTCAAGCGCCGCGACGGCGACCATTACCCGGCCTGGGTCGGCATCACTGCGGTGCTGGATGACGAGGGCGACCTGGCCAGCTACGTGTGCTTCTTCACCGACATCAGCGAGCGCAAGGCCAGCGAACAGCGCATTCACCGCCTGGCCTACTACGATGCCCTCACCCACCTGCCCAACCGCACGCTGTTCCAGGACCGCCTGTACAACGCCCTGCAGCAGGCCGAGCGGCAGAAGGCCTGGGTGGTGCTGATGTTCCTCGACCTGGACCGCTTCAAGCCGATCAACGACTCCCTCGGCCACGCCGCCGGCGACCGCATGCTCAAGGACATGGCCCAGCGCCTGCTGGCCTGCGTGGACGACGATGATACCGTGGCGCGCATGGGCGGCGACGAGTTCACCCTGCTGCTGCAACCACGCGCCACCCGCGAGATGGCGCTCAACCGCGCGATTCATGTGGCCGAGAACATCCTCGCCAGCCTGGTGCGGCCGTTCGTGCTGGAGAACCGCGAGTTCTTCGTCACCGCCAGTATCGGCATCGCCCTCAGCCCGCAGGACGGCAGCGAACTGAGCCAGCTGATGAAGAACGCCGACACCGCCATGTACCACGCCAAGGAGCGCGGCAAGAACAACTTCCAGTTCTACCAGGCCGAGATGAACGCCAGCGCCCTGGAGCGCCTGGAGCTGGAAAGCGACCTGCGCCACGCCATGGAGCAGAACGAGTTCATCCTCTACTACCAGCCGCAGTTCAGCGGCGACGGCAAGCGCCTGACCGGCGCCGAAGCCCTGCTGCGCTGGCGCCACCCGACCCGCGGCCTGGTGCCGCCGGGCGACTTCATCCCGGTGATCGAGGAACTGGGCCTGGTGGTCGACGTGGGCGACTGGGTGCTGCGCGAGGCCAGCCGCCAGCTCAAGGCCTGGCACAAGGCCAAGGTGCGTGTGCCGAAGGTTTCGGTGAACATCTCCGCACGGCAGTTTTCCGACGGCCAGCTGGGCACGCGCATCGCCAGGGTCCTGGAAGAAACCGGCCTGCCACCGGCGTGCCTGGAGCTGGAACTGACCGAGAGCATCCTGATGCGCGAGGTGAACGAAGCACTGCAGATTCTGGCCGGCCTGAAAAACCTTGGCCTGAGCATCGCGGTGGACGACTTCGGCACCGGCTATTCGTCGCTGAACTACCTCAAGCAGTTCCCTATCGACGTGCTGAAGATCGACCGCACCTTCGTCGACGGCCTGCCGGAAGGCGAGCAGGATGCGCAGATTGCCCGGGCGATCATCGCCATGGCCCACAGCCTCAACCTGGCGGTGATCGCCGAAGGGGTGGAAACCCACGAGCAACTGGAATTCCTCCGCGAGCATGGCTGTGACGAAGTGCAGGGCTACCTGTTCGGGCGGCCGATGCCGGCACACCAGTTCGAGGCGCAGTTCGCCAACGAGACGTTGTTCATGTTCAATTGA